The genomic region CGCCCTTACCCGCACCGACGTTCACGTCCGCCTGGCCGCCGCGCAGGCTGAGATCCTCAGCTTGGGTGTGCGGCGTTTGGCGCTGTTCGGCTCCGTCCAGCGCAACACGGCGCGCCCGGACAGTGACGTCGACGTGCTCGTCGAATTCCGCTCAGGCGAG from Gemmatimonadaceae bacterium harbors:
- a CDS encoding nucleotidyltransferase family protein, which translates into the protein MIASALTRTDVHVRLAAAQAEILSLGVRRLALFGSVQRNTARPDSDVDVLVEFRSGEKTYKHFFALGELLERLLDRRVELVTPESLSPFLQRKILAEATDVIRAA